TTGCCCGGCTGCCACATTCGGTGCGCCGCATACAATTTGTAACGGGGCCTCTCCTCCTACATTTACCGTAGTGATGTGCAGATGGTCGGAATTAGGGTGTTCCTCGCAGGTTAAAACTTCTCCGATTACCAGACCTTCCAGACCGCCTTTAATGGTCTGTACTTCTTCTATGCTTCCTGTTTCCAATCCAATGGAAGTAAGTGCTGCGGCAACTTCTTCAGGGCTTAAATCAAAATCAAGATATTCCTTCAGCCAGTTGTAAGATATATTCATCGTTTTTCTATTTGATTCTATAAATGACCGCCAAAAGTACAAATTTTATTTTATATGGAGAAAAAATCATATCGGATAATGCAAAGGATGAGTTACTCTTGCATAGATTTTTATCGTTAACGGGGGAATTTGTTTCGTGCCTTAAAAATAAAGAATATCCAAAGTATTAGAGGTTTCAGGGAAGGGAGATGGCGCGCCTCTTTCATTTCTTCGGGGAGCTCTTCTATGCCGTATAACTTTGCCAAAGAATAATCGCTCCCATAGAAACAGAATAGACAGAAAAACAGAAGAATATATTTTGTTTCTCTCTTACTATATGTTCTTTTGTTCTTCTGTCTAAAATATCTTTCTGTTTCAAATCTACATTATCATATTATAAACCAATTATAAAGCAATACTTAATAATAAATACTTATACTGGTTTTAGACACTCCTTTATTTCACCAATTTACTAATAACAGGCTTAATCAGTCCTTCCATCACATAATATCCTTCCAAGGTAGGGTGAACACCATCTTTAGAATAATTAGGATTCATCCCATCGCCTGTTACCATAGCCGAATAATAATCTACATAAGGAATTTTATTCTTTTTTGCATAGGCCTTGACGCGGGCATTTAAAGCTTTAATCTTTTGCGGGGCATCTTTTATGGCAGGATTCCAACCAAAAGAAGACGCAGGCAAAGTGGTAGTCAGGATCACTTTAATTTTATTGGCTTTAGCCAGTTCTACCATAGAAACGATATTACCGAAAGTATAATCTTCGTTATAAGGGCCGGTATTTTCTGCCACATCGTTTGTTGCCGCATTAATCACCACTACTTGCGGAGAAAGGCGGATTACATCTTCGCGGAAACGCACCAAAAACTGATAAGAGGTTTGACCGCTGATGCCACGACCTATGTACTTGTTCAATGTAAAAAACTCCGGATGCGTATTTACCCAACCTTCCGTAATGGAATTTCCCATAAATACAACATTCCTTTCACTCTGTGGCAACTGACTTACACGATCATTGTCTTTTTCGTACTTTTTCAGATTCGCCCAATCTTTATTCTGCGCATTCATAACAAACAAAGAAGAACTCAAACACATAACCAACAGGAATAGCCAACGTGATACATTTTTCGTTTTCATCATATTATAATTAATTATTAAAGGTTGAACTATACTTATCAACTATTATCTGATAGCTGATTATATATGTACTGCTGATAGGTACTAAAACCCATACCCCAAAACAATACGCATATAATGAAGCAAAGATATAACAATATTGTTATGCATAATAACTGCCGAACGCTATTTTTTATGTAGGTTCACATCTCGACAATGTGATAACAAAGTATTTTACCGAATCCGTTTTCTTCCATCAGCACATAATAGGAACCGTCTTTTTCTTTTTTTACATTGATAGCATAGTTAAAATCACACCAGCCACTTTGTTTATTAACCTCCTCAGTAGGTTCCAGGCGTCCTATAAATTTTCCGGTAGAACGGTCGTAAACCGTAATATATCCCTCCCTGGCTAAAGCTACAAAAATATATTCCCCTTCTACGGCAAACGCTTTGGCATTGGAATAATCTTTTCCGGAACCATCTTCTATATGAAAAGGTATATAGAGTAAAAGGTCAGGTTTCCAGTTTGCTTGCCGGAATTCACCGGATGCTGCCCGTTGCATGAAGTTCCGGCATACGGCAATCGTGCTTCCCATAGCCCACCAAGTATCCTGGCTATCAGGAAAAGCCGGCGAGAAACCACCTAGAAATAATTCATCTTTTTGCGTATCATAATAAATCCTTTTGGCATCGCTAAATCCTTCGGGCAACGAATACCGGACAGCCGGCTCATATTGAGGAATGCCTCTTTCATCCGGCTTTTTTACTTTCCACAGCATAAAGCCGTTTCCCCGTACTCCGCGCCATATATTTCCTTGCTGATCTACAAAAAAGCTCATAGAATATTGGTTTACTTCTTTTATGTCGGCAAACTCATCCGGTTGCCGTTTTCCATCCCCATTCTTATCTGTCCAAAAGGTCAACGGACGGTTTTTATCCGGATCACCGTTTCCTGCATACATAAAAGGAATCCCGATATATCCGTTTTTCTGCTTATCAAAACGGTATCCGGCCAGCATGCCTCCATACATATCCGAAACAAACAAGCAGCTTTTTCCTTGTATGGTTCGTTTAAAACAAGAAGTGATGAAGGGACCGTTTTCTTTTCCTCTTTCATCTTCCGGGAATAAGAAAGGATCAACCGTGTACGCTTCTAGTTTATCTAACCGGCAACCGTTCCTGTTCAAATCTGCCTGATGAACTTTCTCCGGAGAGTAAAAATAACCGGGAACCGATCTGTCAAAATCGGCCGTAGCTGTGAAGATGAGTCCTTCGCTTTTCCATAAAAACGTCTGCTCCTTTTCATTATAAGCTTCCAGCACGGCTCCGCGTCCCCCGCCGACAAAGGTATTCGCAATATAAATGTTTCCATGCTTATCTACCCCTACCGCGCAAGGACCGCTAAAACGCAATGGGCCTGCTTGTCCCGGCAAATAGTTTTTATCCCGCGACATCACTCCGCCTAGTGTGCCAAAAGTACCACTTAAAATAGGTTGATCATAAATATGTGTATAAATTAATAGGTTCAAATCTTTCCCCCTATTGGGAACCAGTAAACGATCTTGATAGGTATCAATTACAAAAGAAAGGTTTTTGACTTTTTCGGGAAGGGTAACCGATTGGGGAAGCAATTTTCCGTTTTGCTGATGAATACGGAGAATCCGTTGGCCTTGCTGCATCCATAATCCGTCTTTGTTATCGGCATAAATCAAGCCCACTCCGCCTTTTACAGGATAACCTCTGAGGTAGGACATGTCTTCTTTATTATATACCTTGATAGAATCCGGCATCTCCTGCTCCGGCCAACCTGTTACTGCAACAAATATCTCGTCTTGGCTAATAGCCAAACCTGCCAGATTACGTTTTTTTTCGCTACATACAATTAACATATCTCCTTTGTATCCATAACCGGAAGTAAAAGGAGCAGCAAGTCCGGTTTTATAATCATACCGGCGTACCGTTTTCCACTCTATCTCATCGTTACAAGGAGGGAACTGGGGTAATTTATTCTGATTTAGTTGCGTATTTCCTCCGTCGCAGCCATGTTGAGTGAGTAACTGATAAACATACTTATCGTCCAGCACAACAGCTTTTCCCGAAAAACGTCCCCAACCTCCGGTTCCCGAACCTTCCGGACGACTAATCAACCGGCCGTCTTTAAATACGCCTACATTGGTTCCTCCTTCATCCCATCCGCATATCGTAGCTACAACGCCATCCGGACGTACATACAGGTTAAGCATATCATGAGGAATATGTGTCTCTTCCCAGCCGCCGTCATTTCCTATCCAGGAAGTAGTATAATTTTTTATTACCGGAATATCCTTTCCGATAACAGGTACAACGGTTTGAGCTTGCAACTCCCCAAAACAAGCATAACTGATAACCAGACAAAGGGAACAAAAGCTTTTATTTTTCATAATCGTAATTATTTCGTCAAAAATAGTTTGACATATTATTTCAGACAGAAAAACATTTCGACGGACAGAAGAACAAAATATGTTTCAGACAGAAGAACAAAAGAACATATATCAAGATAGAAACAAACTATATTCTTCTGTCCGTTGAAATGTTTTCCTGTTCTTTTGTCTGAAATGTTCTTCTGTTTCGAATTTAAATTATCCTATATAATTCCATTCTCATATTATAAACTGATTATAAAGCGGTACTTAGTTAGTATCAGTTTGTATTATAAAAAGTAATGAGAAATGAACAAAGATAGATAATATTATTAAATAAGATAGGTATAGGGCTCCTCTTTTATATAGCTAATTCCAATTTTTATTTACTTCTTATCTTCTTCTACTTCCAGATCTTTAATCTCTTTATTGAGAAAAATGGATAAGATAGTTCTCAAAATTACTATGCCGCCTAAAATAGCTAATTCGTTTAAAGTAGGTTCCAATACGGTTTTCAAAATATCCGAAGCGATAAGAAATTCTAATCCTAAAAGTAGGTAAGTTCCGAAAGTAACGCGTAATTTACGGATATTAGTGGGAGAATAGTTACCCGTGAACCGCGCAATTTCATTTTTTAAAAAAGATAGGATGCCTATGAATGCTCCATAGGTAACCACAAGAAGACTCGTAACGCTTATGATGGTTGCCAGCAAATTTAAAAAGTGTGTAAGCATGATCTTTGAACTTTACACTTATAACACCTGGTAGTAAACAAAGGTTTGGCTACTCAATAGGAAACGAAATAAAAGAGATGAGAATAAAAAAATTGTTCATAATGGAAAGCTTTCCTGTACAACCCGTACTATAAAACTTCCTATTATGAACAATCATCTA
The genomic region above belongs to Parabacteroides pacaensis and contains:
- a CDS encoding SGNH/GDSL hydrolase family protein; translation: MKTKNVSRWLFLLVMCLSSSLFVMNAQNKDWANLKKYEKDNDRVSQLPQSERNVVFMGNSITEGWVNTHPEFFTLNKYIGRGISGQTSYQFLVRFREDVIRLSPQVVVINAATNDVAENTGPYNEDYTFGNIVSMVELAKANKIKVILTTTLPASSFGWNPAIKDAPQKIKALNARVKAYAKKNKIPYVDYYSAMVTGDGMNPNYSKDGVHPTLEGYYVMEGLIKPVISKLVK
- a CDS encoding DUF1622 domain-containing protein encodes the protein MLTHFLNLLATIISVTSLLVVTYGAFIGILSFLKNEIARFTGNYSPTNIRKLRVTFGTYLLLGLEFLIASDILKTVLEPTLNELAILGGIVILRTILSIFLNKEIKDLEVEEDKK